The proteins below are encoded in one region of Sphingobium yanoikuyae:
- a CDS encoding lysophospholipid acyltransferase family protein, with product MAPLRRAGRITALLGSLLLCLPPHLLWRLFRRPSPWPRRFLGMAARSVGARVRVEGRPVDSDMFLVANHVSWIDILALADATGAAFVAHDGIASWPVIGWLAAQNNTLFVSREKRGSLSGQLDALRAALAGHQPVALFPEGTTSDGSGLLPFKPSLLAVLMPPPRAVMIQPVHIDYGAATAEIAWHGDEPAGANAKRLLERKGRLPVTIRFLEPFDPASCADRKILAATAHQRIAASIAAHLPPSSSGQAPV from the coding sequence TTGGCGCCACTGCGCCGGGCAGGCCGCATCACCGCCCTTCTGGGCAGCCTGCTGCTCTGCCTGCCCCCGCACCTCTTGTGGCGCCTGTTTCGCCGTCCATCCCCCTGGCCGCGCCGCTTCCTGGGGATGGCGGCCCGCTCGGTCGGCGCCCGCGTCCGGGTGGAAGGTCGCCCGGTCGACAGCGACATGTTCCTGGTCGCCAATCATGTCAGTTGGATCGACATTCTCGCCCTGGCCGATGCCACCGGCGCCGCCTTCGTCGCCCATGACGGCATTGCCAGCTGGCCGGTGATCGGCTGGCTCGCCGCCCAGAACAATACATTATTCGTCTCGCGCGAGAAGCGCGGCAGCCTGTCGGGCCAGCTCGATGCGCTGCGCGCCGCGCTTGCCGGTCATCAGCCGGTCGCCCTCTTCCCTGAAGGCACGACCAGCGATGGCAGTGGCCTGCTGCCCTTCAAGCCCTCGCTGCTCGCCGTACTGATGCCGCCGCCGCGCGCGGTGATGATCCAGCCGGTCCATATCGATTATGGCGCCGCCACGGCGGAGATCGCCTGGCATGGCGACGAACCCGCCGGCGCCAACGCCAAACGGCTGCTGGAGCGCAAGGGCCGCCTGCCCGTCACCATCCGGTTCCTGGAGCCGTTCGACCCGGCCAGTTGCGCCGATCGCAAGATATTGGCGGCCACCGCGCACCAGCGGATCGCCGCGAGCATTGCCGCGCACCTGCCACCTTCCTCTTCGGGCCAAGCGCCTGTATAG
- the miaB gene encoding tRNA (N6-isopentenyl adenosine(37)-C2)-methylthiotransferase MiaB, which yields MNRNDAPEHKAGKGPATFQVKSFGCQMNVYDGERMAEMLGERGMTAAADGAEADLVILNTCHIREKAVDKVYSDIGRLTREDGTRPMIAVAGCVAQAEGGEIQRRARNVDIVVGPQAYHRLPDLIGKAQRGEDAVDTDMPANSKFAALPGRTKQARPTAFLTIMEGCDKFCTYCVVPYTRGAEISRSWTAILDEARALVDGGVREITLLGQNVNAWTGEDDRGRMQGMDGLARELAMLGGLERIRYTTSHPNDMSDGLIAAHGDEPKLMPFLHLPVQSGNDRILKAMNRSHSVDSYLRIIERVREARPDIALSGDFIVGFPGESDAEFEDTLKIVDQVRYAQCYSFKYSPRPGTPAADMDHQIPAAVMDERLARLQAAINRHQVDFNSATVGRTTSILLERKGRYPGQLIGKTPWLQSVHVTAPEYGIGDMVDVDIISAGPNSLAGEISRRKAA from the coding sequence ATGAATCGTAACGACGCCCCCGAACATAAAGCCGGCAAGGGCCCGGCCACCTTCCAGGTCAAATCCTTCGGCTGCCAGATGAACGTCTATGATGGCGAACGCATGGCCGAAATGCTGGGCGAGCGCGGCATGACCGCTGCTGCCGATGGCGCAGAGGCCGACCTCGTCATTCTCAACACCTGCCACATCCGCGAAAAGGCGGTGGACAAGGTCTATTCCGACATCGGCCGCCTGACCCGCGAGGATGGCACGCGCCCGATGATCGCGGTCGCCGGCTGCGTTGCCCAGGCCGAAGGCGGCGAGATTCAGCGCCGCGCCCGCAATGTCGACATCGTCGTCGGCCCGCAGGCCTATCACCGCCTGCCCGACCTGATTGGCAAGGCGCAGCGTGGCGAGGATGCGGTCGACACCGACATGCCGGCCAATTCCAAGTTCGCTGCTTTGCCCGGCCGCACCAAGCAGGCCCGGCCGACCGCCTTCCTGACGATCATGGAAGGCTGCGACAAATTCTGCACCTATTGCGTCGTGCCCTATACCCGCGGCGCGGAAATCAGCCGCAGCTGGACCGCGATCCTGGACGAGGCCAGGGCGCTGGTCGATGGCGGCGTGCGCGAGATCACCCTGCTCGGCCAGAACGTCAACGCCTGGACCGGCGAAGATGATCGGGGCCGGATGCAAGGCATGGACGGCCTGGCCCGCGAACTGGCGATGCTGGGCGGGCTGGAGCGTATCCGTTACACCACCAGCCACCCCAACGACATGAGCGATGGCCTGATCGCCGCCCATGGCGACGAACCCAAGCTGATGCCCTTCCTCCACCTGCCGGTGCAATCGGGCAATGACCGCATTTTGAAGGCAATGAACCGCAGCCACAGCGTGGACAGCTATCTGCGCATCATCGAACGCGTGCGCGAGGCCCGGCCGGACATCGCCCTGTCGGGCGATTTCATCGTCGGCTTCCCCGGCGAGAGCGACGCCGAGTTCGAAGACACTCTCAAGATCGTCGATCAAGTGCGCTATGCACAATGCTATTCCTTCAAATACAGCCCCCGCCCCGGCACCCCGGCGGCGGACATGGATCATCAGATCCCGGCGGCGGTGATGGACGAACGGCTGGCCCGGCTGCAGGCCGCGATCAACCGCCATCAGGTCGATTTCAACAGCGCCACGGTGGGCCGCACCACCAGCATCCTGCTCGAACGCAAGGGCCGCTATCCCGGCCAGCTGATCGGCAAGACGCCCTGGCTGCAATCCGTCCATGTCACCGCGCCCGAATATGGCATTGGCGACATGGTCGATGTCGATATCATCAGCGCCGGCCCGAACAGCCTGGCCGGCGAAATCAGCAGGAGGAAAGCCGCTTGA
- a CDS encoding PhoH family protein, with protein MGKKPHHPRTDIAERARLEVTFEKPHLLGALFGQYDQNLVAIENRLGVYIAARGNKLQIEGEAEAAARARDVMTGLYNRIVAGQEIDNGAVEAVIAMSAEPTLDGIIRHDVAEPPKVMIRTRKKTIVPRSATQVAYMEALTRNDIIFALGPAGTGKTYLAVAQAVSQLITGSVDRLILSRPAVEAGEKLGFLPGDMKEKVDPYLRPIYDALHDTLPAEQVERRIASGEIEIAPLAFMRGRTLANAFIVLDEAQNTTIAQMKMFLTRFGEGSRMVICGDPKQVDLPQPGISGLADAVARLDGVEGIAMVPFGIGDVVRHPVVGRIVQAYEGPDA; from the coding sequence ATGGGCAAGAAACCGCACCATCCCCGCACCGACATTGCCGAGCGCGCGCGCCTGGAAGTGACGTTCGAGAAACCGCATCTTCTGGGTGCGCTGTTCGGCCAATATGACCAGAATCTGGTCGCGATCGAGAACCGCCTGGGCGTCTACATCGCCGCCCGCGGCAACAAGCTGCAGATCGAGGGCGAGGCCGAAGCCGCCGCCCGCGCCCGCGACGTGATGACCGGCCTCTACAACCGCATCGTCGCCGGGCAGGAAATCGACAATGGCGCAGTGGAAGCCGTGATCGCCATGTCGGCCGAACCGACGCTGGACGGCATCATCCGCCATGACGTCGCCGAACCGCCCAAGGTGATGATCCGCACCCGCAAGAAGACGATCGTCCCCCGTTCCGCCACCCAGGTCGCCTATATGGAGGCGCTGACCCGGAACGACATCATCTTCGCGCTTGGCCCGGCAGGCACCGGCAAGACCTATCTGGCCGTCGCCCAGGCGGTCAGCCAGCTCATCACCGGCAGCGTCGACCGCTTGATCCTCTCCCGCCCGGCTGTCGAGGCGGGCGAGAAGCTCGGCTTCCTGCCCGGCGACATGAAGGAAAAGGTCGATCCCTATCTGCGGCCGATCTACGACGCGCTGCACGACACGCTGCCGGCCGAACAGGTCGAACGGCGCATCGCCAGCGGCGAGATCGAGATTGCGCCGCTCGCCTTCATGCGCGGTCGTACCCTGGCCAATGCCTTCATCGTGCTGGACGAGGCGCAGAACACCACCATCGCCCAGATGAAGATGTTCCTGACCCGCTTTGGCGAAGGCAGCCGCATGGTCATCTGCGGCGATCCCAAGCAGGTCGACCTGCCGCAGCCGGGCATTTCGGGCCTTGCCGACGCGGTCGCGCGGCTCGACGGGGTCGAGGGCATCGCCATGGTCCCCTTCGGCATTGGCGACGTCGTGCGCCATCCGGTGGTCGGCCGCATCGTCCAGGCCTATGAGGGGCCGGATGCCTAA
- the ybeY gene encoding rRNA maturation RNase YbeY: protein MIEVAVLHEEGWPGPDWEFLAQQAVSAAIAHSPYAAFATDSTLYEVAVKLTDDDEVHQLNRAYREKDKPTNVLSFPMVQEDLLEVTANTDDGEVLLGDIVLAEGVCAAEAAEKGISVADHATHLIVHGTFHLLGYDHMDDNEAEAMEALEIRALLSLGLADPYGDRDNG, encoded by the coding sequence ATGATCGAAGTCGCTGTCCTTCATGAAGAAGGCTGGCCCGGCCCGGACTGGGAATTTCTCGCGCAACAGGCGGTTTCGGCCGCCATTGCGCACAGTCCCTATGCCGCCTTCGCGACCGACTCCACCCTCTATGAAGTCGCGGTCAAGCTGACCGACGACGATGAGGTGCATCAGCTCAACCGCGCCTATCGCGAGAAGGACAAGCCGACCAACGTCCTGTCCTTCCCGATGGTGCAGGAAGACCTGCTGGAAGTGACGGCGAACACCGACGATGGCGAGGTTCTGCTGGGCGATATCGTGCTGGCCGAGGGGGTCTGCGCCGCCGAAGCCGCGGAAAAGGGCATATCGGTCGCCGACCATGCCACGCATCTGATCGTCCACGGGACTTTTCATTTGCTTGGATATGACCATATGGACGACAATGAAGCCGAGGCGATGGAAGCGCTGGAAATCCGCGCGCTCCTCAGCCTTGGCCTGGCCGATCCCTATGGGGATCGGGACAATGGTTGA
- a CDS encoding hemolysin family protein, with amino-acid sequence MAEGSPKDSAGSKEADSSNEGGLWSGLKSLLFGENEAPSLRKELEEALDEYDEEEQEEGAAPPAKGDLSAIERQMVRNLLHFSEHTVDDVALPRADIVAIEEKASFAELAELFAEAGHSRIPVYRETLDTIVGMVHIRDAFAILAGKAPVPDTLAPLIRQPLYVPESMGALDLLAEMRAKRTHLAIVLDEYSGTEGLLTFEDLVEEIVGEVEDEHDDAPEAMLVPLEGGMWDADARAELDDVAEEIDPRLGEIEEDVDTLGGLAFVLAGRVPEPGEIIPHEQSGWKLEVLASDGRRVTRLRLHPPVEQELEAEDA; translated from the coding sequence ATGGCTGAAGGCAGCCCGAAGGATAGCGCCGGTTCCAAGGAAGCGGACAGTAGTAACGAGGGCGGTTTATGGAGCGGCCTGAAGTCGCTCCTGTTCGGCGAGAATGAAGCCCCCAGCCTCCGCAAGGAACTGGAAGAGGCGCTCGACGAATATGATGAGGAAGAGCAGGAAGAGGGCGCGGCCCCGCCTGCCAAGGGCGATCTGTCCGCGATCGAGCGGCAGATGGTCCGCAACCTGCTGCATTTTTCCGAACATACGGTCGACGACGTCGCCCTGCCCCGCGCCGACATTGTCGCGATCGAGGAAAAGGCGAGCTTTGCCGAACTGGCCGAACTGTTCGCCGAGGCCGGTCATAGCCGCATCCCGGTCTATCGCGAGACGCTCGATACGATCGTCGGCATGGTCCATATCCGCGATGCCTTCGCCATCCTCGCCGGCAAGGCGCCGGTGCCCGATACGCTGGCGCCGCTGATCCGCCAGCCGCTCTATGTGCCCGAAAGCATGGGCGCGCTCGACCTGCTCGCCGAAATGCGCGCCAAGCGCACCCATCTGGCCATCGTGCTCGACGAATATTCGGGCACCGAAGGGCTGCTGACCTTCGAGGATCTGGTCGAGGAAATCGTCGGCGAGGTCGAGGACGAGCATGACGACGCGCCCGAAGCGATGCTGGTGCCGTTGGAAGGCGGCATGTGGGACGCCGACGCCCGCGCCGAACTGGACGATGTTGCCGAGGAAATCGACCCGCGCCTGGGCGAGATCGAGGAAGATGTCGATACGCTGGGCGGCCTCGCCTTCGTGCTCGCCGGCCGCGTCCCCGAACCGGGCGAGATCATTCCGCACGAACAGAGCGGCTGGAAGCTGGAAGTCCTGGCCAGCGACGGCCGCCGCGTCACCCGCCTGCGACTCCACCCGCCGGTCGAGCAGGAACTGGAAGCGGAAGATGCCTGA
- a CDS encoding DUF2142 domain-containing protein, which produces MAIAAPWSRLERIVFLAICLATLFFATLTPPFQAPDENQHYMKALALSQGHVVTEAHGDRIGAELPRAAVDLHALDFPTEPDGQRHRYDKTMIDRAWAADAARPGTRFAEFPNVASYAPTLYAPGAVGLAIGDALGLPRIGAFYAGRIANALTALLLLLAALRLIPFGRMALLGTALLPTFCYQIGSLSPDAVINGIGFLGLALALRIGFMAPQRASTAATLVTAPLLALAKGVYLPLMAAGLRWPSRASLLRNALILSAMLLGAVIFAVWMKANGGSQALYHITSRKTGESVLTAPLAQQLAVILADPAAYARILASSIVERAPVYALQIIGRFGWNAILLPLLAYPLALLMLGSAVLSGSGVRFGLGQRLWWLAIALGTALLIETAMYLTGTPLGADYVQGTQGRYFLPLLPLVLLALMPADPLRGARLLCAGVGLTLLLIAMLSAWDSFWIHGFVTADGMPPHGSIGRALLLPSPRW; this is translated from the coding sequence ATGGCGATCGCCGCGCCATGGTCGCGTCTCGAACGGATAGTGTTTCTTGCGATCTGCCTCGCGACTTTGTTCTTCGCGACTCTGACACCTCCTTTCCAGGCGCCGGATGAGAACCAGCATTATATGAAGGCGCTGGCCCTGTCGCAGGGCCATGTGGTGACGGAAGCCCATGGCGACCGGATCGGCGCGGAACTGCCGCGTGCCGCGGTCGATCTTCATGCTCTCGATTTCCCGACCGAACCGGACGGCCAACGCCACCGCTATGACAAGACGATGATCGACCGGGCCTGGGCCGCCGACGCCGCTCGCCCCGGCACGCGCTTTGCCGAATTTCCCAATGTCGCCAGCTATGCGCCGACCCTCTATGCCCCTGGCGCCGTCGGCCTCGCGATAGGCGACGCGCTCGGCCTGCCGCGCATCGGCGCCTTCTATGCCGGCCGTATCGCCAATGCGCTGACCGCATTGCTGCTGCTCCTCGCCGCGCTGCGCCTCATCCCCTTTGGCCGCATGGCGCTGCTCGGCACCGCGCTGCTGCCGACCTTCTGCTATCAGATCGGCTCGCTCTCACCCGATGCGGTCATCAACGGCATCGGCTTTCTCGGCCTCGCCCTGGCACTGCGGATCGGCTTCATGGCGCCGCAGCGCGCCAGCACCGCCGCCACGCTGGTCACCGCGCCGCTGCTGGCGCTGGCCAAGGGCGTCTATCTGCCGCTGATGGCCGCCGGCCTGCGCTGGCCCAGCCGCGCCAGCCTGCTTCGCAACGCGCTGATCCTGAGCGCGATGCTGCTGGGGGCTGTCATCTTCGCTGTCTGGATGAAGGCGAACGGCGGCAGCCAGGCGCTCTATCACATCACCTCGCGCAAGACCGGGGAGAGCGTGCTGACCGCCCCGCTGGCGCAGCAGCTGGCCGTGATCCTGGCCGACCCGGCCGCCTATGCCCGCATCCTCGCGTCCAGCATTGTCGAACGCGCGCCAGTCTATGCGCTGCAGATCATCGGCCGTTTCGGCTGGAACGCCATCCTGCTGCCGCTGCTCGCTTACCCCCTTGCCCTGCTGATGCTTGGCAGCGCCGTGCTGAGCGGATCGGGCGTGCGCTTCGGCCTCGGCCAGCGGCTCTGGTGGCTGGCGATCGCGCTCGGCACCGCGCTGCTGATCGAAACCGCCATGTATCTCACCGGCACGCCGCTCGGCGCCGATTATGTCCAGGGGACGCAGGGTCGCTATTTCCTGCCGCTGCTGCCGCTCGTGCTGCTGGCATTGATGCCGGCCGATCCGCTGCGCGGCGCCCGCCTGCTCTGCGCGGGCGTGGGCCTGACACTGCTCCTTATCGCGATGCTCAGTGCCTGGGACAGCTTCTGGATCCATGGCTTCGTCACCGCCGACGGCATGCCGCCGCACGGCAGCATCGGCCGCGCCTTACTGTTGCCCTCGCCGCGCTGGTAG
- a CDS encoding phosphatase PAP2 family protein produces MGVRSISDRQKMLKKGAGIFILALFCVLGIALAQRNGLLDDLNIGLMGWAGQGRETALGGQVTMVMRLASAIGGTAIRIILSLVVLGALVFTGRRAAAWWFAGVEIGGTLLNLILKQIFAAPRPDLLPHLDIVHSYSFPSGHAAGNMMFFGALAMLAGQRWAYGAGGAMIALIGASRVWLGVHWPSDVMAGWVEGLGWLVLCAVWLPARRGQQ; encoded by the coding sequence ATGGGCGTGCGCTCCATATCTGATCGGCAGAAGATGCTGAAAAAGGGCGCGGGGATATTCATCCTCGCGCTTTTTTGCGTGCTGGGAATCGCGCTGGCGCAGCGCAATGGTCTGCTCGACGATCTGAACATCGGTCTGATGGGCTGGGCCGGGCAGGGGCGCGAGACGGCGCTGGGCGGGCAGGTGACCATGGTCATGCGGCTCGCCTCGGCAATCGGCGGCACGGCGATCCGCATCATCCTGTCGCTGGTCGTGCTGGGGGCGCTGGTCTTTACCGGGCGGCGCGCGGCGGCCTGGTGGTTTGCCGGGGTGGAGATTGGCGGCACGCTGCTCAACCTGATCCTCAAACAGATTTTCGCCGCGCCCCGGCCAGACCTGCTGCCGCATCTCGACATCGTGCATAGCTACAGCTTCCCCAGCGGTCATGCGGCGGGGAACATGATGTTCTTCGGCGCGCTGGCGATGCTGGCCGGGCAGCGCTGGGCCTATGGCGCGGGCGGGGCGATGATCGCGCTGATCGGCGCCAGCCGGGTATGGCTGGGCGTGCATTGGCCGAGCGACGTGATGGCCGGATGGGTCGAGGGGCTGGGCTGGCTTGTGCTGTGCGCGGTCTGGCTACCAGCGCGGCGAGGGCAACAGTAA
- the lpdA gene encoding dihydrolipoyl dehydrogenase, whose product MADTYDLIVLGSGPGGYVAAIRAAQLGLKTAIVERENLGGICLNWGCIPTKALLRSAEIFHYMQHAKDYGLVAEKISADIEAVVKRSRGVAKQLNQGVTHLMKKNKITVHMGDGKLTGKGKLTVTKDGKSEELTAKHIIVATGARARDLPQLKADGKRVWTYRHAMTPAEMPTKLLVIGSGAIGIEFASFYNDMGADVTVVEMMDRIVPVEDADVSAFLEKAVKKQGMTILTGAKIEKIAATDKAVTATIKDKAGKDITAEYSHVIVAIGIVPNVENIGLEEVGVEPDQRFHIKTDAYGRTNVDGIWAIGDVTAPPWLAHKASHEAVTTVEAIAQALGNKDVHPHAMDVRNIPGCTYCHPQIASVGLTEAKAKEAGYDVKVGMFPFIGNGKAIALGEAEGFTKTVFDAKTGELLGAHMIGAEVTEMIQGYTIGKTLETTEAELMQTVFPHPTISESMHESVLAAYGRALHI is encoded by the coding sequence ATGGCTGATACCTATGACCTGATCGTCCTCGGCTCCGGCCCGGGCGGCTATGTTGCCGCCATCCGGGCGGCGCAACTGGGCCTCAAGACCGCGATCGTGGAGCGCGAAAATCTGGGCGGCATCTGCCTCAACTGGGGCTGTATTCCGACCAAGGCGCTGCTGCGCTCGGCCGAAATCTTCCATTATATGCAGCATGCCAAGGATTATGGCCTGGTTGCCGAGAAGATCAGCGCCGACATCGAAGCGGTGGTGAAGCGCTCGCGTGGCGTCGCCAAGCAGCTCAATCAGGGCGTCACGCACCTGATGAAGAAGAACAAGATCACCGTTCACATGGGCGATGGCAAGCTGACCGGAAAGGGCAAGCTGACCGTCACCAAGGACGGCAAGAGCGAAGAGCTGACCGCCAAGCATATCATCGTCGCGACCGGCGCCCGCGCCCGCGACCTGCCGCAGCTGAAAGCTGACGGCAAGCGCGTGTGGACCTATCGCCATGCCATGACTCCGGCGGAAATGCCGACCAAGCTGCTGGTCATCGGTTCGGGCGCGATCGGTATCGAATTCGCCAGCTTCTACAACGACATGGGCGCTGACGTGACCGTGGTCGAGATGATGGACCGGATCGTGCCGGTCGAGGATGCCGATGTCTCGGCCTTCCTCGAAAAGGCGGTTAAGAAGCAGGGCATGACCATCCTGACCGGCGCCAAGATCGAGAAGATCGCCGCGACCGACAAGGCCGTGACCGCGACCATCAAGGACAAGGCCGGCAAGGACATCACCGCCGAATATAGCCATGTCATCGTGGCGATCGGCATCGTCCCCAATGTCGAGAATATCGGTCTGGAAGAGGTTGGCGTCGAGCCCGACCAGCGCTTCCACATCAAGACTGACGCCTATGGCCGCACCAATGTCGACGGCATCTGGGCGATCGGCGACGTCACCGCGCCGCCATGGCTGGCCCACAAGGCAAGCCACGAAGCCGTCACCACGGTCGAGGCGATCGCGCAGGCGCTGGGCAACAAGGATGTCCACCCGCATGCGATGGACGTGCGCAACATTCCGGGTTGCACCTATTGCCACCCGCAGATCGCGTCGGTCGGCCTGACCGAAGCCAAGGCCAAGGAAGCGGGCTACGACGTCAAGGTAGGCATGTTCCCCTTCATCGGCAACGGCAAGGCGATCGCGCTGGGCGAGGCCGAGGGCTTCACCAAGACCGTGTTCGACGCCAAAACCGGCGAACTGCTGGGCGCCCACATGATCGGCGCGGAAGTAACCGAGATGATCCAGGGCTATACCATCGGCAAGACGCTGGAGACCACCGAAGCCGAACTGATGCAGACGGTGTTCCCGCACCCGACCATCTCGGAATCGATGCATGAAAGCGTGCTCGCCGCTTATGGGCGTGCGCTCCATATCTGA
- a CDS encoding acyl-CoA thioesterase, whose product MAKIDEQPPEHSPAVRVIAMPADTNPHGDIFGGWLMSLMDSAAGSVAARYSHGRAVTIAVEGMTFHRPVIVGDEVSVFATLKSVGRTSMKIDVEAWRRARHDDRSYRVTQATFTFVAIGEDRQPRSVPPLPAQ is encoded by the coding sequence ATGGCGAAGATCGACGAGCAGCCGCCGGAGCATAGCCCGGCGGTGCGCGTCATCGCCATGCCAGCCGATACCAATCCCCATGGGGATATTTTCGGCGGCTGGCTGATGAGCCTGATGGATTCGGCTGCGGGTTCGGTCGCGGCGCGCTACAGCCACGGCCGTGCGGTGACGATCGCGGTGGAGGGCATGACCTTCCACCGTCCGGTCATCGTCGGCGATGAGGTGTCGGTGTTCGCGACGCTGAAGTCGGTCGGCCGCACATCGATGAAGATCGATGTCGAGGCGTGGCGCCGTGCCCGTCACGACGATCGATCCTATCGCGTGACCCAGGCGACCTTCACCTTCGTGGCGATCGGTGAAGATCGCCAGCCCCGTTCCGTGCCGCCGCTGCCTGCTCAATAA
- a CDS encoding pyruvate dehydrogenase complex dihydrolipoamide acetyltransferase: MSKTIQMPALSPTMEEGTLAKWLVKEGDKVSSGDLLAEIETDKATMEFEAVDEGTVAKILVSEGAEGVKVGTVIAIIAEEGEDVAAAAASGGAAPAPKADAVPAKAEAAAPAAKADPVPAKAAAPAAAPAEGRVKASPLARRLAEAKGVDLAAVAGSGPNGRIVKADLDGAAAAPAKTAAPVAAPAAAAPAAAPAPVAAAAQDFGIPHEVIKLNGMRKTIARRLTESKQQVPHIYLTVDIQLDKLLKLRGELNAGLSGRGVKLSVNDLLIKALGVGLMQVPECNVQFAGDQMLQFKRADISVAVSIPGGLITPIVTGADIKGVAAISNEMKDLADRAKAGKLQPSEYQGGTASLSNMGMFGIKQFEAVINPPQGMIMAIGAGEKRPFVVDDSLQIATVMSATGSFDHRAIDGADGARLMKAFRELIENPLGMLA; this comes from the coding sequence ATGAGCAAGACGATCCAGATGCCTGCCCTGTCCCCCACCATGGAGGAGGGCACGCTGGCCAAGTGGCTGGTCAAGGAAGGGGACAAGGTATCGTCCGGCGACCTTCTCGCCGAGATCGAGACCGACAAGGCCACCATGGAATTCGAAGCGGTCGATGAAGGCACCGTCGCCAAGATCCTGGTGTCGGAAGGCGCCGAGGGCGTGAAGGTCGGCACCGTCATCGCGATCATCGCCGAAGAGGGCGAGGATGTCGCCGCAGCGGCCGCCAGCGGTGGCGCTGCCCCCGCGCCCAAGGCTGATGCGGTTCCCGCCAAGGCCGAAGCCGCCGCCCCCGCCGCCAAGGCTGATCCGGTGCCGGCGAAGGCGGCTGCGCCTGCCGCCGCTCCGGCGGAAGGCCGCGTGAAGGCGAGCCCGCTGGCCCGTCGCCTGGCCGAAGCCAAGGGCGTCGATCTGGCTGCTGTCGCCGGTTCGGGCCCGAACGGCCGCATCGTCAAGGCTGACCTGGATGGCGCCGCTGCTGCCCCGGCCAAGACCGCTGCACCGGTTGCCGCCCCGGCCGCTGCTGCACCCGCCGCTGCCCCGGCACCGGTGGCCGCTGCCGCGCAGGATTTCGGCATTCCGCACGAAGTCATCAAGCTCAACGGCATGCGCAAGACGATCGCGCGCCGCCTGACCGAGTCCAAGCAGCAGGTGCCGCACATCTACCTGACCGTGGACATCCAGCTCGACAAGCTGCTGAAGCTGCGCGGCGAGCTGAACGCCGGCCTGTCGGGCCGTGGCGTCAAGCTGTCGGTCAACGACCTGCTGATCAAGGCGCTGGGCGTCGGGCTGATGCAGGTGCCCGAGTGCAACGTGCAGTTCGCCGGTGACCAGATGCTGCAGTTCAAGCGCGCCGACATTTCGGTGGCCGTGTCGATCCCCGGTGGCCTGATCACCCCGATCGTCACCGGCGCCGACATCAAGGGCGTCGCCGCCATCTCGAACGAGATGAAGGACCTGGCCGATCGCGCCAAGGCCGGCAAACTGCAGCCGAGCGAATATCAGGGCGGCACCGCGTCGCTGTCGAACATGGGCATGTTCGGCATCAAGCAGTTCGAAGCCGTCATCAACCCGCCGCAGGGCATGATCATGGCGATCGGCGCGGGCGAGAAGCGTCCCTTCGTGGTCGATGACTCGCTCCAGATCGCGACCGTGATGTCGGCGACCGGCAGCTTCGATCATCGCGCGATCGATGGCGCCGACGGCGCTCGCCTGATGAAGGCGTTCCGCGAACTCATCGAAAATCCGCTGGGCATGCTGGCCTGA
- a CDS encoding universal stress protein, whose translation MRTYLVVVDESPEAETALRFAARRAAKTAGTIRILALIPPSEFVQWGGVQATMEDEALQRAEALVTSAAGTLTDESGIRPSITVRQGDPVAVVRKTLEEMDDVAALVLGAAASGPPGALVSHFTGSDAGKMPCPIMIIPGGLDSDAIDRLS comes from the coding sequence ATGCGGACATATCTGGTGGTCGTGGACGAATCGCCCGAAGCGGAAACCGCGCTGCGCTTCGCCGCACGCCGCGCCGCCAAGACGGCCGGGACGATCCGCATCCTGGCCCTCATCCCGCCGTCCGAATTCGTCCAGTGGGGCGGCGTCCAGGCGACGATGGAGGATGAGGCGCTGCAACGGGCCGAAGCGCTGGTAACCAGCGCCGCCGGCACGCTGACCGACGAATCCGGCATCCGCCCCAGCATCACCGTGCGCCAGGGCGATCCCGTCGCGGTCGTGCGCAAGACGCTGGAGGAAATGGACGATGTCGCCGCCCTGGTCCTGGGCGCCGCCGCCAGTGGCCCACCCGGTGCCCTGGTATCCCACTTCACCGGATCGGACGCGGGCAAGATGCCCTGCCCGATCATGATCATCCCCGGTGGCCTCGACAGCGACGCGATCGACCGGCTGAGTTGA